A portion of the Bactrocera neohumeralis isolate Rockhampton chromosome 2, APGP_CSIRO_Bneo_wtdbg2-racon-allhic-juicebox.fasta_v2, whole genome shotgun sequence genome contains these proteins:
- the LOC126755256 gene encoding heterogeneous nuclear ribonucleoprotein R isoform X9, protein MYSNHKMLKLLAMFYRRGKEMAEGNGELVDDINQKSEDRGDGERTEDYPKLLEYGLDKKVAGKLDDIYKTGKLAHVELDERALDALKEFPVDGALNVLSQFLESNLEHVSNKSAYLCGVMKTYRQKSRASQQGVPTPATTVQVKGPDEEKIKKILERTGYSLDVTTGQRKYGGPPPNWDGPTPGNGCEVFCGKIPKDMFEDEIIPLFEECGTIWDLRLMMDPMTGTNRGYAFVTFTTREAASNAVRQLNDFEIRKGKKIGVTISFNNHRLFVGNIPKNRDRDELIEEFTKHAPGLIEVIIYSSPDDKKKNRGFCFLEYESHKAASLAKRRLGTGRIKVWGCDIIVDWADPQEEPDEQTMSKVKVLYVRNLTQDVSEEKLKEQFEQYGKVERVKKIKDYAFVHFEDRDSAVIAMRGLNGKEIGSSNIEVSLAKPPSDKKKKEEILRARERRMMQMMQGRPGLVGYEQLSPYRNLSPTHPNMMSLAAPMRLPGGPRIPLRAPIPRDYEEKVERSTKRIPQQNFSQFIDYDYDFYGYSDYRGGYNESYYDDFYRTYDGEYFFDYPPSGVTPLPTGGPAGGLQRTARNNVSKYTQKDRNKYIILHVHMLTIINTVYNNCNDNAKTTSQISKSPLPDIKILASLMLSGILFL, encoded by the exons AAATGGCGGAAGGCAATGGCGAACTGGTAGATGACATCAACCAAAAATCAGAAGATCGCGGCGATGGTGAAAGAACAGAAGATTATCCAAAACTCTTGGAATATGGCTTAGATAAAAAA GTTGCCGGCAAACTAGATGATATTTACAAAACAGGTAAATTAGCGCATGTGGAATTGGACGAACGCGCGCTAGATGCGCTTAAAGAGTTTCCGGTTGATGGTGCCTTGAATGTATTGAGTCAGTTCCTCGAATCAAATTTGGAACATGTATCGAATAAGTCTGCGTATTTATGTGGTGTTATGAAAACCTATAGACAAAAAAGCCGCGCCAGCCAACAGGGAGTGCCAACGCCAGCGACCACAGTTCAAGTGAAGGGACCGGATGAGgagaaaatcaagaaaatacTCGAAAGAACTGGCTACTCCTTAGATGTGACCACTG GTCAACGCAAATATGGCGGCCCACCACCCAATTGGGATGGTCCGACACCCGGCAATGGCTGCGAAGTTTTCTGTGGGAAAATTCCAAAAGATATGTTTGAGGATGAAATTATACCGTTATTTGAGGAATGCGGTACAATATGGGACCTTAGACTTATGATGGATCCGATGACGGGTACAAATCGTGGATATGCATTTGTTACCTTCACGACGCGTGAAGCGGCTTCAAATGCCGTACGACAG ctaaatgattttgaaattcGGAAAGGCAAAAAGATTGGTGTTACGATATCATTTAACAATCACCGACTTTTTGTCGGCAATATTCCTAAGAATAGAGATCGTGACGAATTAATTGAGGAATTTACCAAACACGCAC CTGGCCTTATTGAAGTGATCATCTACAGTTCACCCGATGATAAGAAGAAAAATCGCGGATTCTGCTTCCTCGAATATGAGTCACACAAAGCCGCCTCGCTGGCAAAACGAAGACTTGGCACTGGCCGAATCAAG GTTTGGGGATGTGATATCATTGTCGATTGGGCTGATCCGCAGGAGGAACCAGACGAGCAAACAATGTCAAAGGTGAAGGTCTTGTACGTGAGGAATCTAACGCAAGACGTTAGCGAGGAAAAACTAAAG GAGCAATTTGAGCAATATGGTAAAGTTGAGCGCGTTAAGAAAATCAAAGACTACGCTTTCGTGCATTTCGAGGATCGTGATAGCGCCGTAATTGCAATGCGCGGCCTTAACGGCAAAGAGATTGGCTCTTCTAATATTGAG gTCTCACTTGCCAAACCACCATCGgacaagaagaagaaggaggaAATCCTACGTGCACGCGAACGTCGCATGATGCAAATGATGCAAGGACGTCCCGGTCTCGTTGG CTATGAACAATTATCTCCATACAGAAACCTATCGCCCACACATCCCAATATGATGTCCTTAGCAGCGCCAATGCGCTTGCCCGGTGGCCCACGAATACCGCTGCGCGCACCAATACCACGTGATTACG aagaaaaagttgAAAGAAGCACGAAAAGAATACCACAGCAAAATTTTTCCCAATTTATAGATTATGATTACGACTTTTATGGTTATTCGGATTATCGTGGCGGCTACAATGAATCCTATTATGACGATTTTTATCGCACCTATGATGGAGAGTACTTCTTTGATTATCCACCGAGCGGTGTGACACCATTGCCAACTGGTGGACCCGCTGGTGGACTGCAGAGAACGGCCAGAAATAATGTG tcAAAGTACACACAAAAGGatagaaataaatacattatCTTACACGTACACATGCTTACCATAATCAACACTGTGTACAACAACTGCAACGACAATGCGAAGACAACatcacaaatttcaaaatcgcCGCTACCAGACATCAAAATTTTGGCCTCACTCATGCTTTCAGGAATACTTTTTCTCTAA
- the LOC126755256 gene encoding heterogeneous nuclear ribonucleoprotein R isoform X13 translates to MYSNHKMLKLLAMFYRRGKEMAEGNGELVDDINQKSEDRGDGERTEDYPKLLEYGLDKKVAGKLDDIYKTGKLAHVELDERALDALKEFPVDGALNVLSQFLESNLEHVSNKSAYLCGVMKTYRQKSRASQQGVPTPATTVQVKGPDEEKIKKILERTGYSLDVTTGQRKYGGPPPNWDGPTPGNGCEVFCGKIPKDMFEDEIIPLFEECGTIWDLRLMMDPMTGTNRGYAFVTFTTREAASNAVRQLNDFEIRKGKKIGVTISFNNHRLFVGNIPKNRDRDELIEEFTKHAPGLIEVIIYSSPDDKKKNRGFCFLEYESHKAASLAKRRLGTGRIKVWGCDIIVDWADPQEEPDEQTMSKVKVLYVRNLTQDVSEEKLKEQFEQYGKVERVKKIKDYAFVHFEDRDSAVIAMRGLNGKEIGSSNIEVSLAKPPSDKKKKEEILRARERRMMQMMQGRPGLVGYEQLSPYRNLSPTHPNMMSLAAPMRLPGGPRIPLRAPIPRDYEEKVERSTKRIPQQNFSQFIDYDYDFYGYSDYRGGYNESYYDDFYRTYDGEYFFDYPPSGVTPLPTGGPAGGLQRTARNNV, encoded by the exons AAATGGCGGAAGGCAATGGCGAACTGGTAGATGACATCAACCAAAAATCAGAAGATCGCGGCGATGGTGAAAGAACAGAAGATTATCCAAAACTCTTGGAATATGGCTTAGATAAAAAA GTTGCCGGCAAACTAGATGATATTTACAAAACAGGTAAATTAGCGCATGTGGAATTGGACGAACGCGCGCTAGATGCGCTTAAAGAGTTTCCGGTTGATGGTGCCTTGAATGTATTGAGTCAGTTCCTCGAATCAAATTTGGAACATGTATCGAATAAGTCTGCGTATTTATGTGGTGTTATGAAAACCTATAGACAAAAAAGCCGCGCCAGCCAACAGGGAGTGCCAACGCCAGCGACCACAGTTCAAGTGAAGGGACCGGATGAGgagaaaatcaagaaaatacTCGAAAGAACTGGCTACTCCTTAGATGTGACCACTG GTCAACGCAAATATGGCGGCCCACCACCCAATTGGGATGGTCCGACACCCGGCAATGGCTGCGAAGTTTTCTGTGGGAAAATTCCAAAAGATATGTTTGAGGATGAAATTATACCGTTATTTGAGGAATGCGGTACAATATGGGACCTTAGACTTATGATGGATCCGATGACGGGTACAAATCGTGGATATGCATTTGTTACCTTCACGACGCGTGAAGCGGCTTCAAATGCCGTACGACAG ctaaatgattttgaaattcGGAAAGGCAAAAAGATTGGTGTTACGATATCATTTAACAATCACCGACTTTTTGTCGGCAATATTCCTAAGAATAGAGATCGTGACGAATTAATTGAGGAATTTACCAAACACGCAC CTGGCCTTATTGAAGTGATCATCTACAGTTCACCCGATGATAAGAAGAAAAATCGCGGATTCTGCTTCCTCGAATATGAGTCACACAAAGCCGCCTCGCTGGCAAAACGAAGACTTGGCACTGGCCGAATCAAG GTTTGGGGATGTGATATCATTGTCGATTGGGCTGATCCGCAGGAGGAACCAGACGAGCAAACAATGTCAAAGGTGAAGGTCTTGTACGTGAGGAATCTAACGCAAGACGTTAGCGAGGAAAAACTAAAG GAGCAATTTGAGCAATATGGTAAAGTTGAGCGCGTTAAGAAAATCAAAGACTACGCTTTCGTGCATTTCGAGGATCGTGATAGCGCCGTAATTGCAATGCGCGGCCTTAACGGCAAAGAGATTGGCTCTTCTAATATTGAG gTCTCACTTGCCAAACCACCATCGgacaagaagaagaaggaggaAATCCTACGTGCACGCGAACGTCGCATGATGCAAATGATGCAAGGACGTCCCGGTCTCGTTGG CTATGAACAATTATCTCCATACAGAAACCTATCGCCCACACATCCCAATATGATGTCCTTAGCAGCGCCAATGCGCTTGCCCGGTGGCCCACGAATACCGCTGCGCGCACCAATACCACGTGATTACG aagaaaaagttgAAAGAAGCACGAAAAGAATACCACAGCAAAATTTTTCCCAATTTATAGATTATGATTACGACTTTTATGGTTATTCGGATTATCGTGGCGGCTACAATGAATCCTATTATGACGATTTTTATCGCACCTATGATGGAGAGTACTTCTTTGATTATCCACCGAGCGGTGTGACACCATTGCCAACTGGTGGACCCGCTGGTGGACTGCAGAGAACGGCCAGAAATAATGTG
- the LOC126755256 gene encoding heterogeneous nuclear ribonucleoprotein R isoform X10 — translation MYSNHKMLKLLAMFYRRGKEMAEGNGELVDDINQKSEDRGDGERTEDYPKLLEYGLDKKVAGKLDDIYKTGKLAHVELDERALDALKEFPVDGALNVLSQFLESNLEHVSNKSAYLCGVMKTYRQKSRASQQGVPTPATTVQVKGPDEEKIKKILERTGYSLDVTTGQRKYGGPPPNWDGPTPGNGCEVFCGKIPKDMFEDEIIPLFEECGTIWDLRLMMDPMTGTNRGYAFVTFTTREAASNAVRQLNDFEIRKGKKIGVTISFNNHRLFVGNIPKNRDRDELIEEFTKHAPGLIEVIIYSSPDDKKKNRGFCFLEYESHKAASLAKRRLGTGRIKVWGCDIIVDWADPQEEPDEQTMSKVKVLYVRNLTQDVSEEKLKEQFEQYGKVERVKKIKDYAFVHFEDRDSAVIAMRGLNGKEIGSSNIEVSLAKPPSDKKKKEEILRARERRMMQMMQGRPGLVGYEQLSPYRNLSPTHPNMMSLAAPMRLPGGPRIPLRAPIPRDYEEKVERSTKRIPQQNFSQFIDYDYDFYGYSDYRGGYNESYYDDFYRTYDGEYFFDYPPSGVTPLPTGGPAGGLQRTARNNVHPSEYMRKNFNINNNYRLQVK, via the exons AAATGGCGGAAGGCAATGGCGAACTGGTAGATGACATCAACCAAAAATCAGAAGATCGCGGCGATGGTGAAAGAACAGAAGATTATCCAAAACTCTTGGAATATGGCTTAGATAAAAAA GTTGCCGGCAAACTAGATGATATTTACAAAACAGGTAAATTAGCGCATGTGGAATTGGACGAACGCGCGCTAGATGCGCTTAAAGAGTTTCCGGTTGATGGTGCCTTGAATGTATTGAGTCAGTTCCTCGAATCAAATTTGGAACATGTATCGAATAAGTCTGCGTATTTATGTGGTGTTATGAAAACCTATAGACAAAAAAGCCGCGCCAGCCAACAGGGAGTGCCAACGCCAGCGACCACAGTTCAAGTGAAGGGACCGGATGAGgagaaaatcaagaaaatacTCGAAAGAACTGGCTACTCCTTAGATGTGACCACTG GTCAACGCAAATATGGCGGCCCACCACCCAATTGGGATGGTCCGACACCCGGCAATGGCTGCGAAGTTTTCTGTGGGAAAATTCCAAAAGATATGTTTGAGGATGAAATTATACCGTTATTTGAGGAATGCGGTACAATATGGGACCTTAGACTTATGATGGATCCGATGACGGGTACAAATCGTGGATATGCATTTGTTACCTTCACGACGCGTGAAGCGGCTTCAAATGCCGTACGACAG ctaaatgattttgaaattcGGAAAGGCAAAAAGATTGGTGTTACGATATCATTTAACAATCACCGACTTTTTGTCGGCAATATTCCTAAGAATAGAGATCGTGACGAATTAATTGAGGAATTTACCAAACACGCAC CTGGCCTTATTGAAGTGATCATCTACAGTTCACCCGATGATAAGAAGAAAAATCGCGGATTCTGCTTCCTCGAATATGAGTCACACAAAGCCGCCTCGCTGGCAAAACGAAGACTTGGCACTGGCCGAATCAAG GTTTGGGGATGTGATATCATTGTCGATTGGGCTGATCCGCAGGAGGAACCAGACGAGCAAACAATGTCAAAGGTGAAGGTCTTGTACGTGAGGAATCTAACGCAAGACGTTAGCGAGGAAAAACTAAAG GAGCAATTTGAGCAATATGGTAAAGTTGAGCGCGTTAAGAAAATCAAAGACTACGCTTTCGTGCATTTCGAGGATCGTGATAGCGCCGTAATTGCAATGCGCGGCCTTAACGGCAAAGAGATTGGCTCTTCTAATATTGAG gTCTCACTTGCCAAACCACCATCGgacaagaagaagaaggaggaAATCCTACGTGCACGCGAACGTCGCATGATGCAAATGATGCAAGGACGTCCCGGTCTCGTTGG CTATGAACAATTATCTCCATACAGAAACCTATCGCCCACACATCCCAATATGATGTCCTTAGCAGCGCCAATGCGCTTGCCCGGTGGCCCACGAATACCGCTGCGCGCACCAATACCACGTGATTACG aagaaaaagttgAAAGAAGCACGAAAAGAATACCACAGCAAAATTTTTCCCAATTTATAGATTATGATTACGACTTTTATGGTTATTCGGATTATCGTGGCGGCTACAATGAATCCTATTATGACGATTTTTATCGCACCTATGATGGAGAGTACTTCTTTGATTATCCACCGAGCGGTGTGACACCATTGCCAACTGGTGGACCCGCTGGTGGACTGCAGAGAACGGCCAGAAATAATGTG